In Hyphomicrobium denitrificans ATCC 51888, the DNA window GCTCGGATGCTGGACACAATCTGGCGCTCCGATCGCAACGGGCAATAGCGCGACGCACGCCTGAAATAGAGCGGCGATCTCCTCTATGGGAGCCGTGCACAGCGATTGTGCAAGCATCGTGAGGCAGCCCGCCAGAGGACCGCTCAACTTTTCGGACGGAACCAGGATATTGGAGAATTTGTGATCGATATCCTGCGAGTGGGCAAACGACGACGTCGGGATGATAAAAGCCAGGTTATCGCACGGTGCGTCCGGGCGTTCGGTCAAAGTAACTGGTGAAAAACTCTCATAGAGAATGAGATCGCCGCGCTTCGCGATATTTGTCGTGCCGCCTTGGTCGACCTTGAGTTCGCCGGAGATGATGAGATTGCCGTGAATGCAATCTATTGGCGAGTGTGAAATGTTAGACTTCGTTTTTACTGCAACGATCGGACTCATACGGACACGGCCGATTGCACCATTTGCCAAGTCGATGCTTTCGACCCGACCAACGAAATCCCGTCCGTAAAATTCCGGCGTCCAGGGCATGAAAGCCGTGCAGATCGTCTCCCGAAAGAGGCTGAACGCCTCGGCTTTTGCGCCGTATTGGCTATCCCAAACATGGATATGACCGCCTTGTTGCCGGAAGGCGGCATCAACATTGCTCGTCATTGACTCCTCCTCACAGCGGTTCTTGCGCCACTGCTTTTTTCAATGCTAGCGCTGCCTCAATAACGTGTTCGCCCCTCAACAGCCATGGCGTGTAGTGCACTACGTCGGAATTACGTGAGCCAACCGGCAAAATAATAGCGCCGCCGAAAATCTGCGCTTGCCAGCAAATCCCTGGCATTTGCTTTAAATGAGAAGAATAGTGCGCGAATAAGGGCACGCACAATTATTCTCCGAATCATCCCCAATATTCGCGAAGTCTGCTCCAAGTCGGACTTGGACCTGCTTTACCTTGTGAGCCTGATGCTTCGCGAACGAGCACTCGCACCGTGCAGCTCCTGCAACAACTTGGGCCTTCACGCCGTCGCGGCAGCAACAAAGATCATGGACAACTCCCCGCGGCAGAGGCCGCTCAGATAGCCGGTAGACACCGACCCAAAGGCGACGCGCCTTTTCATCTCTGTCGTGAAGCGATCGCCGCGTTTCAGGGAGTGAATCATGCACATCAATACATCATCGATTGAAGGGCGTCGCCGCGCGCGGTCGCGTTATATGGCATTACTCGCTTCAGTCTCCGTGCTGTCCGTCGCTGCTGCGGCAGCACCGACTTTGGCTGGCGCGGCGAACGACGGGCCCGTCGTCAGCACTGTCGACGGATCGGTCCGCGGATATGCTGATAAAGGCGTCAATGTTTTTCTTGGAATCCCTTACGCAGCGCCGCCCGTCGGCAAGCTCCGGTGGCAGCCGCCGGCAGCCGCCAAAAAATGGAAAGGCACTCTCGACGCGACTCGCTTCGGAAACACATGCCCTCAGGTGACAGAGCTTGGCGCGTTCGCGGGTCCGTCCAGCACGAGCGAAGACTGCCTCTATCTCAACGTCTTTACGACGGGCGGAAGCGGTAACGGCAAGAAGAAGCCGGTCATCGTCTGGATTCACGGCGGCGGCAATATCGACGGCGAAACCAACGACTATGACGCGAGCAAGCTTGCGACGGGTGGGCCGTCAGGCGTTCCGACAGTTGTTGTCACGCTCAACTATCGCCTCGGCATCTTCGGCTTTTTCTCGCATGCCTCGATCAACGGCGAAGGTCATCTTTGGGGCAACTACGGCATTCTCGACCAACAGGCCGCGCTTCGTTGGGTTCAGCGCAACATTGCGGCCTTCGGCGGCGATCCTGACAAGGTAGCCCTCGGCGGTCAGTCTGCCGGCGCTGTGGATACTGGCGCAAACCAGCTCTCTCCATATGCGAATGGCCTGTTCAACAGAGCCATTTATCAAAGCTCCCCCGGCTTCTTTTCAACCCTCCCGTCTGCCAATGACGCTCTGACGAAGGGCTCTGCGTTCGCGACGGCAGCGAATTGCCCAGGATCCAATACTGCGGCCGCAGCCTGCTTGCGCGATCTTCCCGTATCGCGGGTTCTGCAGTTGCAGGGAACTCCGAATGCCGACGGCCCTTATACGGCCGGCGCTTTTGTCGACGGCAGCGTCATTCCGTTGACGCCCGAGCAGGCGTTCTCAAGCGGCCGCTTCAACAAAATGCCGATTATCGGCGGCGCCGTGAAAGACGAAATCACATTCACGACCGGCATCACGGAGTATTTTTCCGGACCTCCGCAGGCGCCTATGACCGCCGCGCAATATGCAGCCGCTGTGACCGGGCCGGCGGCGGCGCAATATCCGCTTTCGAGCTTCGGCGGCGATCCGATGCTGGCTTATGAGCGGTTCCAGACCGACCCTGCAAAATGCCGCGAGCTTCACGTCATGCAGCTCTGGGCGCCGCAGGTCCCAACATACGCCTATGATTTCACCTATCAGAACGCTCCCTACTATTTCCCCAAAATGCCGGGATTCAAACCGCTGGCCGCTCACACGATCGACATCCAGTTTCTGTTCGACAACTGGCATGGCGGCAATCTTGGCGTAAATATCGATCAGACGACGGGACAGCCGCGCGAACTCAACGCCGAAGAAACGAAGCTTTCGGATCAGCTTGTCGCCGCGTGGAGCAACTTTGCCAACACCGGCAATCCGAATGGTTCCGGAAATTCGCCATGGCCAAAATTCGGTGCCGGCAAGAACGCAAAATATTTCGTCCAGGATATTCCGCTCTCTACGACGGCCGTTTCCAACTTCAGAGACACTTATAAGTGCAACTTCTGGGACACCCAGTTGACGTACTGAAATCTCCTGCAACAAGCGTGCGGAGCGCGATTTATTTGCGCTCCGCTTTTTATTGCCCCATTATTTAAAATAAGATATAATTGCCACTTGTTGGTTTTCAGATTCTAATATTGCGATCGCCGATTCAATTCCGATTTATCGCGGCAAATTGCATTCGATTTTCACCCACTACACGCAATGCGACGGCAATGCGCTGATTGCGCATTCGACATGCACCGCATGCCTGATGCAGTTCTCTCGACGCGACGCTGAAAAAACTGCTCTCCGCATAATTTCTCCCGCGGCATCCACGTCAAACAGTGCCGCTGCTCCTCATGGTTTGCCGACATACGCAAG includes these proteins:
- a CDS encoding AraC family transcriptional regulator is translated as MTSNVDAAFRQQGGHIHVWDSQYGAKAEAFSLFRETICTAFMPWTPEFYGRDFVGRVESIDLANGAIGRVRMSPIVAVKTKSNISHSPIDCIHGNLIISGELKVDQGGTTNIAKRGDLILYESFSPVTLTERPDAPCDNLAFIIPTSSFAHSQDIDHKFSNILVPSEKLSGPLAGCLTMLAQSLCTAPIEEIAALFQACVALLPVAIGAPDCVQHPSVPKNYLLSRILDYIGQNLSDPELSPPRVADQFGISVRYLHKLFVQFGTTFSAHVTAERLKRIKWDLEVSSGRRPSISALAYRWGFNDLSTFHRAFKKQFGCTPSNSHARDLAGECGIGLPNTALAQKRG
- a CDS encoding carboxylesterase/lipase family protein — protein: MALLASVSVLSVAAAAAPTLAGAANDGPVVSTVDGSVRGYADKGVNVFLGIPYAAPPVGKLRWQPPAAAKKWKGTLDATRFGNTCPQVTELGAFAGPSSTSEDCLYLNVFTTGGSGNGKKKPVIVWIHGGGNIDGETNDYDASKLATGGPSGVPTVVVTLNYRLGIFGFFSHASINGEGHLWGNYGILDQQAALRWVQRNIAAFGGDPDKVALGGQSAGAVDTGANQLSPYANGLFNRAIYQSSPGFFSTLPSANDALTKGSAFATAANCPGSNTAAAACLRDLPVSRVLQLQGTPNADGPYTAGAFVDGSVIPLTPEQAFSSGRFNKMPIIGGAVKDEITFTTGITEYFSGPPQAPMTAAQYAAAVTGPAAAQYPLSSFGGDPMLAYERFQTDPAKCRELHVMQLWAPQVPTYAYDFTYQNAPYYFPKMPGFKPLAAHTIDIQFLFDNWHGGNLGVNIDQTTGQPRELNAEETKLSDQLVAAWSNFANTGNPNGSGNSPWPKFGAGKNAKYFVQDIPLSTTAVSNFRDTYKCNFWDTQLTY